A single genomic interval of Bradyrhizobium japonicum USDA 6 harbors:
- a CDS encoding type II toxin-antitoxin system YhaV family toxin, with protein sequence MSDDTFGVNGWTVYAHPLFLDQFETMIAAVEKARKKDPKGYKKKRAAKLLSAVLKVAFDDIPSDPTRDVYRQGGTLGDEYKHWFRAKLLQQFRLFFRYQQSADAKIIVLAWVNDDSTLRAYESANDAYAVFRKMLDRGNPPDSWNELVAAASTGESKTRLSRSTRGR encoded by the coding sequence GTGAGCGACGACACCTTCGGGGTTAACGGTTGGACGGTCTACGCCCATCCGCTATTTCTCGACCAGTTCGAGACTATGATCGCGGCGGTCGAGAAGGCGCGCAAGAAGGATCCGAAGGGATACAAGAAGAAGCGCGCCGCGAAGCTCCTGTCGGCTGTCTTGAAGGTGGCGTTCGACGACATTCCGAGTGACCCAACGCGTGACGTCTATCGGCAGGGCGGCACTCTCGGCGACGAGTACAAGCACTGGTTCCGCGCGAAATTGCTGCAGCAGTTCCGCCTGTTCTTCCGCTATCAGCAATCGGCGGACGCCAAGATCATCGTTCTCGCCTGGGTGAACGACGACTCGACGCTGCGCGCCTACGAGAGCGCGAACGACGCCTACGCCGTGTTCAGGAAGATGCTGGACCGCGGAAACCCGCCGGACTCGTGGAACGAACTCGTAGCCGCGGCCTCGACTGGCGAATCCAAGACGCGTCTATCGCGCTCGACGCGCGGGAGATGA
- a CDS encoding aspartate aminotransferase family protein — MLPSSQQARDVAYQLHAYTNARSHQRAGPLIIERGEGPYVFDTAGKRYLDAMAGLWSAGLGFSEKRLIEAAHRQMQILPFYHTFASRSNGPSIALAEKLVKMSPVPMSKVFFTNSGSEANDTVLKLIAYRSNAAGQPQRKKVISRLRGYHGVTIGAASLTGFPDNHRSFDLPLPNIMHTGSPHFYKDSRAGESEETFATRRAEELESLIQREGADTIAAFFGEPVMGAGGVIVPPPTYWDKIQSVLKKHSILLVADEVICGFGRTGKMFGCETYNIAPDVIVVSKQLTSSYFPLSAIIMNDYMFEPIADESNKVGLLAHGFTGGGHPVGAAVALENLKLIEERGLIANVGHIGAYMQERLRTLVDHPLVGEVRGVGLIAAIELVLDKKRKVAATTPGDVGSIASRLLHERGIIVRNVDDALSICPPLIVNKDQIDELIDGITGMLHDLKATVVNCREPH; from the coding sequence ATGCTGCCCAGTTCTCAACAGGCCCGAGATGTGGCCTATCAGCTTCACGCCTATACCAACGCGCGGTCGCACCAACGGGCCGGGCCGCTCATAATTGAACGCGGCGAGGGCCCCTACGTCTTCGACACGGCAGGAAAACGCTACCTCGATGCGATGGCCGGTCTCTGGAGTGCGGGTCTTGGCTTCAGCGAAAAGCGGCTTATCGAAGCCGCGCATCGCCAGATGCAAATCCTGCCATTCTATCATACCTTCGCATCACGATCGAATGGGCCTTCCATCGCGCTTGCCGAGAAGCTGGTGAAGATGTCTCCGGTGCCAATGAGTAAGGTGTTCTTCACAAATTCCGGCTCGGAAGCGAACGATACGGTGTTGAAGCTGATCGCCTATCGATCGAATGCAGCGGGCCAGCCTCAGCGCAAGAAGGTCATCAGCCGGTTGCGCGGCTATCACGGCGTCACGATCGGTGCGGCAAGCCTGACCGGATTTCCAGACAACCACCGCTCTTTCGATCTGCCGCTCCCCAACATTATGCACACGGGCTCCCCCCATTTCTACAAGGACAGCCGTGCGGGCGAATCGGAGGAGACCTTTGCTACGCGTCGGGCCGAGGAGCTCGAGTCGCTGATTCAGCGCGAAGGTGCCGATACCATTGCAGCATTCTTCGGTGAGCCTGTCATGGGCGCGGGCGGCGTCATCGTTCCGCCGCCGACTTACTGGGACAAAATTCAAAGTGTGCTAAAAAAGCATAGCATCCTTTTGGTCGCTGATGAGGTGATTTGCGGCTTTGGCCGGACAGGAAAAATGTTCGGTTGCGAAACCTACAACATCGCGCCCGATGTAATCGTGGTGTCGAAGCAGCTCACGTCCAGTTATTTTCCGTTATCTGCGATCATAATGAATGACTACATGTTCGAACCAATCGCGGACGAGAGCAATAAGGTTGGACTGCTGGCTCATGGCTTCACGGGCGGTGGTCACCCGGTCGGAGCCGCCGTAGCGCTCGAAAACCTCAAACTCATCGAGGAGCGGGGTCTGATTGCGAACGTTGGCCACATCGGGGCCTACATGCAGGAACGGCTGCGCACGCTCGTTGACCATCCACTCGTTGGGGAGGTCCGTGGCGTTGGCCTTATTGCGGCAATCGAGCTGGTGCTGGACAAGAAACGGAAAGTCGCCGCTACTACTCCGGGCGATGTTGGCAGCATTGCGAGCCGGTTGCTGCACGAGCGAGGGATCATCGTGCGGAATGTAGACGATGCATTGTCGATATGCCCACCTCTGATCGTCAACAAGGATCAAATCGACGAGCTCATCGACGGGATCACGGGCATGCTCCACGATCTTAAGGCGACTGTAGTTAATTGTCGCGAGCCTCACTAG
- a CDS encoding dTDP-4-dehydrorhamnose 3,5-epimerase family protein, with protein MRGKVLDLAVDVRVRSPNFGRYVAVELSEHNRRQLWVPRGFAHGFVVCSQRPRTFSTNAMISIIRRTRFRSAGTTR; from the coding sequence ATGAGGGGCAAGGTGCTCGACCTCGCGGTCGACGTCCGCGTCCGGAGCCCGAATTTCGGACGCTACGTTGCCGTCGAATTAAGCGAGCATAACCGGCGGCAACTATGGGTTCCGCGCGGATTCGCGCACGGTTTCGTTGTGTGCTCTCAGAGACCGCGGACTTTTTCTACAAATGCGATGATTTCTATAATCCGGAGAACGAGGTTTCGATCCGCTGGGACGACCCGGTGA
- a CDS encoding NEL-type E3 ubiquitin ligase domain-containing protein: MDPFDAGQAQRGNGSTESSGREDREGEEAQWVGVLTHAVLAADDPANLGDSAPAEGGHDQMLEEWAAEEGQNPLEDRQEAVRRVNAWNQGELNLAMLRLTSLPPLPAGLHSLDASFNRLTSLPETLPDALNSLNVNGNQLVSLPALPAGLALLDVWSNRLTSLPETLPAALEGLNVGNNQLTSLPEALPARLESLDVSVNQLTSLPETLPASLGSLDVGVNQLTSLPETLPTSLGRLYLNDNQLTSLPTGLLTQLGAAAEVVVSGNPLPQEMLMNLDTIQSTDGYAGPRVVFDLSETHEDQWEDAAVAPFPLETVAAESLPEAVADWLNGDPKEGDPEVVAKWQSFAEEPGAQQYADFLNGLRNTVNSGNEGFQQGVANDLRQAAANPQLRAQYFQLALDANESCADRRTLTWNGMQTARLIANVENGLYDNNEGVAALVDLGRVMFRLEALGGIAREKVQSLRTGGTINNVDEIEVYLAYQATLRERLGLQHIAPDMNYFYDSHLTEEDIDRAETSVRSKEATGFADYLATDWKPWDDVVLRIEPEHHATMEEKLADALEEEFPGRLKQKLVEAGLIGAEADVVADAEREFGPQVSKDIAREIKGALRDTVLNKRGLSL; encoded by the coding sequence ATGGATCCCTTTGATGCAGGGCAGGCTCAGCGCGGTAATGGCAGCACCGAATCTTCCGGCCGCGAGGACCGGGAAGGTGAGGAGGCGCAGTGGGTTGGAGTCTTGACCCACGCGGTGCTCGCCGCTGACGATCCGGCAAATCTCGGGGATTCTGCTCCTGCGGAGGGGGGGCACGACCAGATGCTGGAGGAGTGGGCTGCCGAAGAGGGGCAGAACCCGCTCGAGGATCGACAAGAGGCTGTAAGGCGAGTGAATGCTTGGAATCAGGGCGAGCTGAATCTTGCAATGCTGCGCCTCACCAGCCTGCCTCCACTTCCAGCCGGGCTCCACTCGCTCGACGCGTCCTTCAACCGGCTGACCAGTCTGCCCGAGACTCTCCCTGACGCGCTCAATTCGCTCAATGTTAATGGGAATCAGTTGGTCAGCTTGCCCGCGCTTCCGGCCGGGCTCGCCTTGCTGGACGTGTGGAGCAATCGGCTCACCAGCCTGCCTGAGACCCTCCCGGCCGCGCTCGAGGGCCTCAACGTCGGCAACAACCAATTGACGAGCCTGCCCGAGGCCCTCCCGGCCAGGCTCGAAAGCCTTGACGTTAGTGTAAACCAATTGACGAGCCTGCCCGAGACTCTCCCGGCCAGTCTCGGAAGCCTTGACGTTGGTGTAAACCAATTGACGAGCCTGCCCGAGACTCTCCCGACCAGTCTCGGAAGACTTTACCTTAACGATAACCAGCTAACCAGCCTACCCACGGGCTTGCTAACGCAGTTGGGGGCTGCTGCGGAGGTGGTTGTGTCTGGCAATCCGCTGCCCCAGGAGATGCTGATGAACCTGGACACAATCCAAAGTACCGATGGGTATGCCGGCCCGAGGGTCGTCTTTGATTTGTCTGAGACGCACGAAGATCAGTGGGAGGACGCCGCCGTTGCGCCGTTTCCTCTCGAGACAGTAGCTGCGGAGTCTCTTCCCGAGGCAGTAGCGGACTGGCTCAACGGGGATCCGAAGGAGGGCGATCCCGAGGTGGTGGCCAAGTGGCAGAGCTTTGCAGAAGAACCCGGTGCCCAGCAATACGCAGACTTCCTCAACGGGCTGCGGAATACCGTGAACTCTGGGAACGAAGGATTCCAGCAGGGGGTGGCCAATGATCTGCGGCAGGCAGCGGCCAACCCGCAATTGCGCGCGCAGTACTTCCAGCTTGCTCTTGACGCCAACGAGAGCTGCGCGGATCGCAGAACTTTGACCTGGAACGGCATGCAAACCGCGCGCCTGATCGCCAACGTCGAGAACGGGCTCTATGACAATAACGAGGGGGTAGCGGCCCTCGTTGATCTAGGCCGTGTCATGTTCCGCTTGGAGGCACTGGGGGGGATCGCGCGCGAGAAGGTCCAATCGCTCCGCACAGGCGGCACCATCAACAACGTCGACGAAATCGAGGTCTACCTTGCCTATCAGGCCACGCTGCGCGAGCGGCTGGGGCTGCAGCACATCGCCCCGGACATGAACTACTTCTACGACTCTCACCTCACCGAGGAAGACATTGACAGGGCTGAGACGTCTGTGCGGAGCAAGGAGGCGACGGGGTTCGCCGACTATTTGGCGACGGACTGGAAACCTTGGGACGATGTGGTGCTCCGCATTGAACCGGAACACCATGCCACGATGGAGGAAAAGCTCGCCGATGCCTTGGAGGAGGAGTTCCCGGGCCGACTGAAGCAAAAGCTCGTTGAAGCGGGACTGATCGGCGCTGAGGCCGATGTCGTTGCGGATGCCGAGCGGGAGTTCGGACCCCAGGTCAGCAAGGACATCGCTCGCGAGATCAAGGGTGCTCTGAGGGACACGGTGCTCAACAAACGCGGCCTCAGTCTGTGA
- a CDS encoding ABC transporter permease subunit: MPAVRQKLHSSPCPDFRSQLFLFYALPDIGIRLTPFETSWLALALWGGAYQTEVFRAAFEAVPKGEVTAARALGLPAFQTFLDITLPIALRIAITGTTTTAITQFRSSSFMIVVGYQELTYVANRIVSDTFKVFETFGIACLMYLLGCSIISALSRTFERRLAVPGLGVVK, translated from the coding sequence TTGCCCGCCGTCAGGCAGAAACTCCACTCATCGCCCTGTCCAGATTTCCGGAGCCAGCTCTTTCTGTTCTACGCGCTACCCGACATAGGCATCCGTCTGACGCCGTTCGAGACTTCCTGGCTAGCGCTCGCATTGTGGGGCGGTGCTTATCAAACGGAGGTCTTCAGGGCCGCATTCGAAGCTGTGCCGAAAGGCGAAGTGACGGCAGCTCGCGCTCTCGGCTTGCCGGCGTTCCAGACCTTTCTTGACATCACACTCCCGATCGCGTTGCGCATCGCGATCACCGGAACAACAACCACGGCGATCACGCAGTTCAGGTCGTCCTCCTTCATGATCGTCGTCGGCTATCAGGAATTGACCTATGTCGCCAACCGGATCGTGTCAGATACGTTTAAAGTGTTTGAGACCTTCGGAATCGCTTGTCTCATGTACCTGCTGGGGTGCAGCATAATAAGCGCTTTGTCTCGTACGTTCGAGCGCAGGCTCGCGGTTCCGGGGCTGGGAGTAGTTAAATGA
- a CDS encoding type II toxin-antitoxin system PrlF family antitoxin, which produces MAKTAEILEIPATITDRGQTTVPAAIRKMLALGKRDQVVFRGLADGTVVIAKKQLSADHGDPVIGTFLAFLARDMGSEPARIRPVPKSLVARGKGLVKGVKVDLDAALPEDDT; this is translated from the coding sequence ATGGCCAAGACCGCCGAAATCCTCGAGATCCCCGCGACCATCACAGACCGCGGCCAGACGACCGTGCCCGCCGCCATCCGCAAAATGCTGGCCCTGGGAAAGCGCGACCAGGTCGTGTTTCGGGGGCTCGCTGACGGCACCGTTGTGATCGCGAAGAAGCAGTTGAGCGCCGACCACGGCGATCCGGTGATCGGCACGTTCCTCGCGTTCCTGGCCCGCGACATGGGGAGCGAGCCAGCCCGGATCCGGCCGGTGCCGAAGTCGCTGGTCGCGCGCGGCAAGGGCTTGGTCAAGGGTGTTAAGGTCGATCTCGACGCGGCGCTGCCGGAAGACGATACGTGA
- a CDS encoding transposase yields the protein MEQSGEEAEADGFVGKLTRRTRSGCRLWSAEIKGRAVFESMKPDARVCDVARRYGVKAQQLTTWRRLARAGRLALVTDDAADFVSIELSDPVASGKSEGPSRLRLARFRSAWMRTCRRCGSRRS from the coding sequence ATGGAACAATCGGGGGAGGAAGCCGAAGCTGATGGCTTTGTGGGGAAGCTTACGCGCCGGACGCGTTCTGGATGCCGGTTATGGTCTGCGGAGATCAAGGGGCGCGCTGTTTTCGAGAGCATGAAGCCCGACGCCCGGGTATGTGATGTCGCACGGCGTTATGGTGTGAAGGCCCAGCAGTTGACGACGTGGCGCAGATTGGCGCGTGCTGGCCGGCTCGCATTGGTCACGGACGACGCGGCGGATTTCGTGTCGATCGAGCTGAGCGATCCAGTGGCGTCAGGCAAGAGCGAGGGCCCGTCGAGATTACGATTGGCAAGGTTTCGGTCCGCCTGGATGCGGACGTGTCGGCGGTGCGGATCGCGGAGATCGTGA
- the tnpB gene encoding IS66 family insertion sequence element accessory protein TnpB (TnpB, as the term is used for proteins encoded by IS66 family insertion elements, is considered an accessory protein, since TnpC, encoded by a neighboring gene, is a DDE family transposase.), producing MIIPAQGLRIVLAVRPVDFRCGHDALAGLVQNTLGLDPHSGLIVVFRSKRADRLKILLWDGTGLVLVYKRLGRDGRFEWPQISDGVMHLTRVQFEALFEGLNWKRVGERIVATPAAAN from the coding sequence ATGATCATTCCGGCGCAGGGACTGCGGATTGTGCTTGCTGTGCGTCCTGTTGACTTCCGGTGCGGGCACGACGCGCTGGCCGGTCTTGTGCAAAACACGCTTGGGCTCGATCCGCATTCGGGCCTGATCGTGGTTTTTCGTTCGAAGCGCGCCGACCGGCTGAAGATTTTGCTATGGGACGGCACGGGCCTCGTTTTGGTCTACAAGCGCCTTGGCCGCGATGGTCGTTTCGAGTGGCCGCAGATCAGCGACGGCGTCATGCATCTGACGCGCGTGCAGTTCGAAGCGCTGTTTGAAGGGCTGAACTGGAAGCGAGTGGGCGAACGGATTGTCGCGACGCCAGCTGCGGCGAACTGA
- a CDS encoding WGR domain-containing protein, with product MPNLKLGPLHLRRIDITRNMRRFYLLSIQPTLFGGVSLIRDWGRIGTTGQTMVQTFDASAEAGEAFGRLERAKRRRGYTSAEERV from the coding sequence ATGCCGAACCTTAAGCTAGGGCCGCTTCACCTTCGCCGCATCGACATCACCCGCAACATGCGGCGGTTTTACTTGCTTTCGATCCAACCGACCTTGTTCGGCGGGGTCTCGCTGATCCGCGACTGGGGCCGGATCGGCACGACCGGCCAGACGATGGTGCAGACTTTCGATGCCAGCGCTGAAGCGGGCGAAGCATTCGGACGGCTGGAGCGCGCCAAGCGCAGGCGCGGATACACCTCTGCTGAGGAGAGAGTCTGA
- the tnpC gene encoding IS66 family transposase, whose product MPPSPIDPARLAALPADLRALFRAQEAMIEAERRRADDECSARLHVESELAASKESVERLELLVKEYERARFGKRSEKFNPDQMQLVLEDIEIAIAEVQERQDDRARRAGTAPSSGRTRRAARAFPAHLPRIEQVIEPENLECPCGCGRMVQIGEDRSRRLDVMAAQYRVIETVRPRYACAKGCTGVAQAPAPAHLVEGGIPTEALLAQVAVAKFSEHMPLYRQSQVLARHGIFIDRAVLADWMGTVAFHLAPLVERMSVVMKQSGRLFIDETRAPVLDPGRGRTKTGYLWAVLRDDRGHGGADPPIVVYHYAPGRGGDHAERILEGFDGILQVDGYQGYHRLARPKRKGGVPLRLAACWSHSRRKIIAATPKAGSPIAEAVLARIAALYAIEKEIRGADAPARQTTRNERSRPLVAELDRFLREQAARLSPGSEMGKAIAYLLNHWDGLTLFLDDGCVEMDTNPVENQIRPLTLTRKNSSFAGHDEGGRSWARIASLIATCKINSVEPYVWIKN is encoded by the coding sequence GTGCCGCCGTCCCCCATTGATCCCGCCCGTCTTGCAGCGCTGCCCGCCGATTTGCGCGCGCTCTTCCGCGCGCAGGAAGCGATGATTGAAGCCGAGCGTCGTCGCGCAGACGATGAATGCTCGGCGCGCCTTCATGTCGAGAGTGAACTGGCTGCGTCCAAAGAGAGCGTCGAACGCCTCGAACTGCTCGTGAAGGAGTACGAGCGCGCACGTTTCGGTAAACGCTCGGAGAAGTTCAATCCCGATCAGATGCAACTGGTTCTCGAGGACATCGAGATTGCCATCGCCGAAGTCCAGGAACGCCAGGACGATCGTGCGCGCCGCGCCGGCACGGCGCCGTCCAGCGGCCGGACCAGGCGCGCTGCCCGTGCCTTTCCCGCGCACCTGCCGCGCATCGAGCAGGTGATCGAACCCGAGAACCTCGAGTGTCCCTGCGGCTGCGGCCGGATGGTCCAGATCGGCGAGGATCGCTCCCGCCGTCTCGATGTCATGGCCGCCCAGTATCGTGTGATCGAGACGGTGCGACCGCGCTACGCCTGCGCAAAGGGCTGCACCGGTGTTGCTCAGGCGCCGGCGCCCGCCCATCTCGTGGAGGGTGGCATCCCCACCGAGGCGCTGCTGGCGCAGGTGGCGGTCGCCAAGTTCAGCGAGCACATGCCACTCTATCGTCAGTCGCAGGTTCTGGCTCGGCATGGCATCTTCATCGATCGCGCCGTTCTGGCAGACTGGATGGGAACGGTCGCCTTCCACCTCGCGCCGCTGGTCGAGCGCATGAGCGTCGTGATGAAGCAATCGGGCCGCTTGTTCATAGACGAGACCAGGGCGCCTGTGCTCGATCCGGGCCGGGGCCGAACGAAGACCGGCTATCTGTGGGCTGTCCTGCGCGACGATCGCGGCCACGGCGGCGCTGATCCACCAATCGTGGTCTACCACTACGCGCCAGGACGCGGTGGTGACCATGCTGAGCGCATCCTCGAGGGCTTCGACGGCATCCTTCAGGTCGACGGATACCAGGGCTATCATCGGCTCGCACGGCCCAAGCGCAAAGGCGGCGTGCCGCTGCGGCTGGCCGCATGTTGGTCCCACTCAAGGCGCAAGATCATCGCAGCGACTCCGAAAGCCGGCTCACCCATCGCCGAAGCCGTTCTCGCGCGCATCGCCGCACTCTATGCGATCGAGAAGGAGATCCGTGGCGCCGACGCCCCGGCTCGGCAAACGACCCGTAACGAGCGATCACGGCCGCTCGTCGCTGAACTCGACAGGTTTCTGCGCGAGCAAGCCGCTCGCCTGTCGCCGGGCAGCGAGATGGGCAAGGCGATCGCCTATCTCCTGAACCATTGGGATGGCCTCACCTTGTTTCTCGACGATGGTTGCGTTGAGATGGACACCAATCCCGTCGAAAATCAAATCAGGCCGCTGACTCTGACGCGTAAAAATAGTTCATTTGCTGGTCACGACGAAGGTGGTCGTTCATGGGCGCGCATAGCTTCGCTCATCGCCACCTGCAAAATCAACAGCGTGGAGCCCTACGTCTGGATCAAAAATTAG
- a CDS encoding dTDP-4-dehydrorhamnose 3,5-epimerase family protein produces the protein MLSETADFFYKCDDFYNPENEVSIRWDDPVIGINWGIKKPSLSAKDAAAPLLADIQNFHCTGGYW, from the coding sequence GTGCTCTCAGAGACCGCGGACTTTTTCTACAAATGCGATGATTTCTATAATCCGGAGAACGAGGTTTCGATCCGCTGGGACGACCCGGTGATCGGTATAAACTGGGGTATCAAAAAGCCGTCGCTCTCGGCCAAGGACGCGGCCGCGCCGCTGCTTGCCGACATCCAAAACTTCCATTGTACGGGCGGATACTGGTGA
- a CDS encoding IS5 family transposase (programmed frameshift) — translation MRAGLFWLNDRQWARIEPHLPRGLTGPDRDDDRRIVSGIIHMLQSGARWRDCPREYGPYTTIYNRFNRWAKRGRWCAIFEALAKPGEDGVVLSLDSTSIKAHRCASGGKGGSTNQAIGRSRGGRTTKIHALSDPLCRPVVLHLTPGQDADIAAAPDVLALAPPMSVLLADKGYDGDKLRGAIIRRGAKPLIPNKSNRVVIHRFNKRAYKGRNVIERCFGRLKDFRRIATRYDKLARNFLAAVHLAALVAYWLN, via the exons ATGCGCGCTGGTTTGTTTTGGCTGAACGACAGGCAATGGGCGCGTATCGAACCGCATCTGCCGAGGGGACTGACGGGGCCGGATCGGGACGACGACCGACGCATCGTCAGCGGCATCATTCACATGCTGCAATCGGGTGCACGATGGCGTGATTGTCCACGTGAATACGGCCCTTACACGACGATCTACAATCGCTTCAATCGCTGGGCCAAGCGAGGACGATGGTGCGCAATCTTCGAAGCGCTGGCCAAGCCTGGCGAAGACGGCGTCGTACTGTCGCTCGACTCGACCTCGATTAAAGCTCACCGGTGTGCCTCCGGCGGAAAAGGGGGGAGCACAA ATCAAGCAATCGGCCGCTCGCGCGGAGGCCGCACGACAAAAATCCATGCGCTGAGCGATCCGCTCTGCCGGCCGGTCGTCCTGCATCTGACTCCAGGCCAGGATGCCGATATCGCTGCGGCTCCCGATGTCCTGGCGCTCGCGCCACCCATGAGCGTGCTCCTCGCCGACAAAGGGTATGATGGCGACAAGCTTCGCGGCGCAATCATTCGTCGTGGCGCCAAGCCCTTAATCCCCAATAAATCTAACCGTGTCGTCATCCATCGCTTCAACAAACGCGCCTACAAAGGACGAAATGTCATCGAACGCTGCTTTGGCAGGCTCAAGGACTTCCGGCGCATCGCCACGCGATATGACAAGCTCGCCCGTAATTTTTTGGCCGCTGTTCATCTCGCCGCTCTCGTCGCATATTGGCTCAATTGA
- a CDS encoding amino acid ABC transporter permease encodes MTNWVWPVTLYLGKSLLVTLWISLLTVILATILGLLIAALSQSTLTFARFVGRLYVELFRGVPSLMILLFVFFALPQIGLRTGPLTAAIIGLGLWGGANIGEVFRGALDSIPHRQEQGARALGLSATEALVFVILPQAFRRALPPYVGQLTVLVQASALTSVVGVSDLLGSARQMIERLAYVGTGDSHAIEIYLGVLSIFFVICYALSGLASIIERCLRV; translated from the coding sequence ATGACCAACTGGGTTTGGCCTGTCACCCTTTACCTTGGTAAGAGCCTTTTGGTTACTTTGTGGATCTCGCTGCTCACCGTCATTTTGGCGACAATCCTTGGTCTCCTGATCGCGGCTCTGTCGCAAAGCACGCTCACGTTCGCGCGCTTTGTCGGACGGCTTTACGTTGAGTTGTTCCGCGGCGTGCCGTCGCTTATGATACTCCTCTTCGTGTTCTTTGCCCTTCCGCAAATTGGTCTCCGCACGGGCCCACTCACGGCCGCAATAATCGGATTGGGGCTCTGGGGCGGGGCGAACATCGGTGAGGTCTTTCGAGGCGCCTTGGATTCAATTCCACATCGCCAAGAGCAGGGCGCCCGAGCGCTTGGCTTGAGCGCAACGGAAGCGCTTGTGTTCGTCATTTTGCCACAAGCATTTCGGCGTGCGTTGCCGCCCTACGTCGGGCAGCTCACCGTTCTCGTCCAGGCGAGTGCACTGACGTCCGTTGTTGGGGTGTCGGATCTCTTGGGATCGGCGCGTCAAATGATAGAAAGACTAGCGTATGTCGGAACCGGAGACTCACACGCCATCGAGATCTATCTGGGCGTGCTGAGCATATTCTTTGTGATCTGCTACGCGTTGAGCGGGCTGGCCAGTATAATCGAACGCTGTCTTCGAGTCTGA
- a CDS encoding DUF2274 domain-containing protein, with protein MTKLKLGPLEDDKPVKLTTELPAAVFRDLRSYAEILTHSVGLMTRTEPAKLIAPMIERRMATDRAFAKARRNTLSSHLGHSVHDAGQETDATMDCR; from the coding sequence ATGACGAAGCTCAAGCTTGGGCCGCTTGAAGACGACAAGCCAGTCAAGCTCACGACCGAGCTGCCGGCGGCGGTCTTTAGGGATCTCAGAAGCTACGCCGAGATCCTGACGCATAGCGTAGGTCTGATGACGCGGACCGAGCCTGCTAAACTGATTGCGCCGATGATCGAGCGTCGCATGGCGACCGACCGCGCCTTCGCGAAAGCACGGCGAAATACACTCAGCTCGCACCTCGGTCATAGCGTTCACGACGCAGGTCAAGAAACGGACGCAACGATGGATTGCCGTTAG
- the istB gene encoding IS21-like element ISFK1 family helper ATPase IstB, with translation MAKAFEEQRRSPDLEALPFEDRIGLLVDREAAERDTRRLTTRLKIAALRQTACVEDVDLRTPRGIDRAVFAKLVEGRWIDRHENLLVTGATGLGKSWLACALGHKACRDNRSVLYHRVPRLFEALALARGDGRYARLLKSLGRAQLLILDDWGLSVLTAAERRDLLEILEDRHGRASTIVTSQLPVDTWHGAIGDPTVADAILDRLVHNAHRLQLTGESMRKRSAKTITLDGQPEH, from the coding sequence ATGGCCAAGGCCTTCGAGGAGCAGCGCCGATCGCCCGATCTCGAAGCCCTGCCGTTCGAAGATCGCATCGGCCTGTTGGTCGACCGCGAAGCCGCCGAACGCGACACCAGGCGGCTCACCACGCGCCTCAAGATCGCCGCACTGCGCCAGACTGCTTGCGTCGAGGACGTCGATCTGCGCACCCCGCGGGGCATCGACCGCGCCGTTTTCGCCAAACTCGTCGAAGGTCGCTGGATCGATCGCCACGAGAATTTGCTCGTCACCGGGGCAACCGGCCTGGGCAAAAGTTGGTTAGCCTGCGCGCTCGGCCACAAGGCCTGCCGCGACAACCGATCAGTCCTCTATCATCGCGTTCCAAGGCTGTTCGAGGCGCTCGCGCTCGCGCGCGGAGACGGACGCTACGCCCGGCTCCTCAAAAGCCTCGGCCGCGCTCAGCTTCTGATTTTGGATGATTGGGGACTATCGGTGCTCACCGCCGCGGAACGCCGCGATCTGCTCGAAATCCTCGAGGACCGACATGGCCGCGCATCCACCATCGTCACAAGTCAGCTCCCCGTGGACACCTGGCATGGAGCCATTGGGGACCCCACGGTCGCCGACGCCATTCTCGATCGCCTCGTCCACAACGCCCACCGCCTCCAGCTCACCGGAGAAAGCATGCGAAAACGCAGCGCCAAAACCATCACCCTTGACGGCCAACCAGAACACTGA